The following DNA comes from Nicotiana sylvestris chromosome 10, ASM39365v2, whole genome shotgun sequence.
ATCTATATTGGAAGTATTAGAATAGGAGTTCTCCATGAAGCCTTTTTTAAAAAGGCATAGCATCTAAACGACTAATAATCATGTCCATAGAGACCATTCTCTACAGTGTAAGCAATGACTCTAGCAAAAAGTAGCAGACAACAGAGTAAGTAATCTAAACCTGAATAATTAATTTGTTGACCACTAGAATATATGGTATTAGTACTGTTAATAGTTTTAATTGATATAAACAACAGCAAGGGTCCAACATGGCCAGCACATCTTTAGCCAGCACATCTTTAACCTAATGAGCCTCCacattttctttttaaaacatTTAGATGTTAAATCAGACAGATGGCAAGTGCAACACTTGCAAAGATATGTGGATATGCCTTCCAAATTATTGATGCTAGATTGAATGTTAGCAAAGCTATCCGACCAGATAATAGAACCATGATGAAAATTAAAGGACTCAATCTTAGGAGTCAGCAGCAGTGACACATTATTCATTGGTTTCTTCTTACATTATCCCTCTAAGTCATTATAAATCTATTCAAATGCACAACGAGACAGAAACCAGGATTACTCTGCTGCTGCTTATCTAGCTGTCTTAACCCATAAGTACCTGCAATGATTAAATCCTCATCATGCCTTTGTTATACAGCCTCCTAAGCACATTTAATTATTATTGACTCAACTGCACAGTCTTGTCCATTGGATTACGTTTTTTCATCTGTCCATGCCTCCATGGGTGTATTTGTCCATTGGAGTACGTTTTTTCATCAGTCCATGCCTCCATGGGTGTTCTTCATCAAATTATTCACTGGACTAGTTTTATACTTCAATCGATCTTTAGTAAGGTTTTTACTAGCTTCAGATAAGTTTCTTCTCAGAATACTAATTTATTTAGACCAAAGCACCAACCTAAAGAAAATTTCTTTGCCATTTCCACTAATAATTGACTCTCTTGTAGGAAGTATGCTTAATTCTTTTACACATAAGCAAGTTACCTGCATGACCTAATGTTGGTTCCACAATATCTCTTAAGACTCGTATACCTTATTGAACATAAGGCGAGACTCATATACCTTATTGAAGGTTGGGTAGTCTACTAGTCCCAGAGATACACTCAAGCCTAAATGTTTTTGTTACTCTTTAGTTGGTGCAAACTCTCGCCTGTAAATTCTCCTGAGCTTTTTTTGGATTTTGCTAGCTCCCTGGAACTATGTTATAGCCTATTCTGGAGCTAACACTCATCTTTTGTACTTATCATcatgcatcttcttgatgccattAATGAATTTTATTACTTCATCAAAAGGCGAGACACTGAGGAGTCGTAAATGTTTGCATGCAATACGAATAGTAAATAATAGAGTTAAAGatcaaagaaaaataatgaaaaaagagaaaggggCCAACATCTCTGGGACTACCCAACATAGTGAACAGTTAATTCCTAAACCCAAAAAACACCAAGAGATCATTGTGCAAGGAAAATGAAAGATCGTGACCAACTAAACGTGAAATAATTGGTGTACAGAACATTGATCTTGAGATTTTTGAGTTAAATtggaacaattttttttttataaggaAATTTTGTATTGTAAGAGTTAATGGAAACAATAATCAGAGCATTCAGGCACCTTCAAAATTACCTTTTCCTTGACCTGACTGACGATGGGGATCGGTGTCTATTTGCATGCACCTTCCTGCAATCCACAAGAAAAAGATGAGCAATTACATGAGGGTCAATGCATTGCACCGAAtagcagaaaataaaaaaataaaaaatataaaaaccttCTAGAATCATCTAAAGAATTATCACTGGAATCATTGGCACGGCTAACAGAGTTGCCCTTGCTCTCTTTACCCCTGCTATCAATAGAAGATGAACGATGTCTCTTACGTCTGCTGGAGACCCTTTCCTCTTTATGTctagatttttctcttttctcatcctttgttctctctctttttcttccattATCTGTAGTAACACCAGCTCTGCTGTGTCTTTCTGTCTccttcctttcttccttgacaTTAGAAGGAGAGGGCCTTTTCCTTGAGTCAGATTCCTTGGCTTTTTCCCCTGACTTACGACTTTTCTCTTTCACTCTATCTTTTGAACCATCTAGATCGTCCACCTTTTCCTTTCTAACATGTCCTTCCTCATGGTTCCTACGGTTTCCTTCTTCTTTCTCAGTTTTTCTGTCCTTAGAGCTTGTAATGTCAATACCATTATCATTTGTGCCAGAACCCTTTCTAACTTCACGTTTACCACTTTTATCTGACTTATCTCTTTTGTCTTCACTTCTGGAGTTATCTACCTTAGTCCTTTTGAGATCAAGAGTCTCGGATGGATTTTCAGTTTTCACAACACCCTTCTCACCCAGCATCTTATCCTCCGGAACTCTTGATTCAGTCTTAAAGGAGCCTCCAGAATCTTCATGAGCAGAATATCTAGTTGTCCTGTCATCAGTCAACTTAGAGCTGACAGCAACATTCCTAACAGTTCCAACATTAGGACTCATTTTGCGAGGATTTTTCTCCAGGTTTACAGGAGATCTATCATGCTTCTCAGATTCTTCATGAGATCGTCCATTGTCATGCTCTTTGGGCTTTTGCTTATCAGAACTCTGGATTTCATTGTCATCCTCATCATCTGATGCATAACTAGCAAGGCCTAAAAGATCCCCAGGAGAACTGGAAGTAGACTTCTCAGTGGCATCAACTGAATGAGCATCCTTAAGTTTGGGTGGTATCAGAACCTTGGCAGAGGCCTTGGGAGTTGTAATAGGTTGAACAGATGCTGATACCTTCTGGCTGGAAACACCAGCTTGTTGCTCAACTTAAAAGACAAAGAAGACCAacttagtcccaaaataaatgacCTGGGAGCAAAGACatggaaaaagaagaaatttAAAGAGGGAAGGATTTGAAAAACGCAAGACACCAACCATCAACAGTGAGATCCTCTTCGCTTAGAACTCTTGTTGCAATTTCATCAAATAGTTCGTCAGTAACCTGTAAAACAGCATCCAGTTAATGCATCTGCAAAAATGAAGTAAAGAAATCAATCATACACTAATCATAAGTAACCTTTAAAAGAACTTCAGTTAAGACACGCTTTATTTCCTGATTCATTGCTGCAGTTCGTGCTGCTTCTACCTCAACCTGCATGGACAAATAAAAGTTCAGATAAGCCCACACTTTTTATGATGTATCTAAGGTAAAGTCAAAGAAGAAACTACTCAAAAGAAAATTATCTCAAGAAAAAAAAGGACAGGAAAGCTTCAAAACTATGAATTCGTTGAAACAGTATAATCCAGCAGAAGGGTATATTACGCCAAGTGAACAGACTTCTTACACAACAAATTCAACAAAAAGTAACATCTTCAGGCGAATGAGTAATCAAGAAAAAATAGTTGACCTCATCATCATCCTCTTCCTCAGTTGACCTTGAAGAATCGATGCTCTTGCTATCAGCCTGGTCACCTTTCCGATAAGATTTATCAACACCTTCATCTTCAATAGATTGAGAATCCTCCTTTTGAATGTCTGGAGCTGAAGTTGTTATGACAGCTTTCTTCTTAATTATTTCCTCTCTAAGCCAGTTTGGCACAGCAGCCTAAAAAATGCCAGGCATACAGATGAATCATGACTCTGTAGTTTACAAAATGAACGCCCATCGAACAAGTATACAAACCTTCTTAGGGCGATCAGAAATCCCATATGCATCAGCTGGAAAAGCTGCTGGAGGATGCAGGGCAGCCCCTGCGCCTACACCAAAGTGTGCACCAACCGATGGGACAGTTGGGTTGAAGCTTGAACTCTGTACTCTACCAAAGAATGGTCCAGTGTGTTCAGCAACTGGAGAAGCTCCAATGACAGTAGGATCAACCTGCGGTATAAAGTGACAATAAGGAAGCTCTATTATGGCATCTAGATCATTGGATTTAAGTTAACCTTGGAGTTTAAAATAAAACCTGAGACCCCATTGAAGGTAATGGAGGAAGAGGAGGATACGCAGCACCAGGAGCAGCAGAAGAAGGCCATGCATAATTGGAAGGCATTGTTGAAACAGGATCTGCAACCCCCACAGAGCCTCCAGAATCAGCACGAACAAAATAGGGCTGGGAATGCCGGTCATGCTCATGAATAAAATGAGGTGCAAAGTCCAAAGGCTGATCACTAAGATCAGGACCCATCACATAACGATGCTCTTCCGTCACTGCAGGTTTATTGGGTGCTGTTGGCATTGGTTGTGCATGATGCTGCTGAGTAGAGTTGCCAAAAGGTGAAGAACCATAGAACGGCTCATTTTGATTCCCAGCCTCTTCTTTACCTGACATTAGAACGAGCATTCAGAAACTGAAGACTTGGAAATCAACAGAACATTTTACTGTACCATCGGATTTGCAACCACAAAAACTTCACAACAATAAAATTTCCTGAACTTTATGAAATGTAGGATTCTCAATTCGATGATATGTTAATACATGACAAACAAATTGCTACAAGAACTGGCCTGCTTATTCCTATTAAATTTGTGGTTCCATCGGGCAAGAGGTGTCCAGCATTTTTAAGCCAGTGAAAGAGAAGTCTCGCCCTGTGGTAAGGTTTTATATCTCATGCATAAACTACACATTGTTAGTAGATAATAACGTATACTTTTTAACGGAACCGTAACCTTTCCCctaattattattaaaaattatgtTACAAACATAAATGGCTTTCCCTTGCACATTTGTTCAGACAAATGCAACGCTCTTTAGCCGCACTCGCACAAGCATCAAATGTGGTGAAGGTAAAACTATCCTATATAGGGAAAGAACCCTTCAAAAAGAACCTCTCTGTCAGCAGCATCAAACTTATGCTGCTTGAGACTCTGGCCCTCAATTTTGGCCTTCTCTCTACCCAAAAACTTTATGGATACAAGACTGACTTCTCTTACAGAGCCTACTGAGACGTTTTGAAGGAGAGAAGAAAGATAAATGAAAAAATTTAGTTACAATTTTTTACAATGTTTGAAATACTTGGTCTTTTTGGTGTAAGAAACAGCGATTTATTGGTATGGGTACCAACACAGAGATAAGCTGCAAAAAAAGATGGAGTGCAAATGAACTAAAAATTTAAAACTGTAAAACTCTCTAAGCAACTGTATCTTCAAGTTGAACTGATGTTTTCTATTCTTGCAAACAGTTACTTTGCCATACTAATTTGCATTTTTCATGCGTCCCATGATATGTGTACTCCTTCAAAAGTGATATATTTCCTACAGCTTTTACTTCCTTTAGACTGTGTCAGTAATCTCTTCTTAGATGATACTAATGCACAACATGAGAATTAAATCTTCATCGTTCGCCACAATCAAATAATTTGGATCCTCTCCTCCATCAATTTAATTTCAATAGAGAAAATACGGAAGAGGAAATAATCATTGGACAGACCAAGTTTCCGCCAATCCCAAGAAGGATTTAAATAGGTCGTTACATTATTAGCAAGAACTGCAGAAAAATCAACAGAGGGGCACACATAAGGAATGTGCAATCAAGCAGTTCTCATTGACAAGTAGAAGCAGATCATATAAATCCTTTCTGCCTACTCTAGCTGAATAGAACAAGGAGATTGCCTAAAAGTTTATAAATAGCGTGATTAATATCAACTCAAGTGGACTTCAAAATAGTATCTAATTTTCAACTGTTCCTCTTTTTGTAATCTTTGGGAAACAACTTATCCAAAACAGGAGTATTCCTGAAAAACAAAACACCAAGTTAGCAGGATGGAGAACGGAAAGATATGCTGGCATGACGGAGCCAATATTCCATGAAATCAAGATAAAGTAGCATCAATTGTCTCAAGTGAATACCCTCGCGCTGAAGCCTTAAATAAGAAAAGGAACCATCGCACCATGAAATTTTAGTGAAAGGATTATAGATATCCTCATTAAACTATTGAACTTATGCCTCAAAGGCTCAAGGAAACACAACTTCCCAAAGAGTAACTAGAAGCCACATAAAGCAGAAAAAATTATCTAAAAGCCCCTGTACAGAAACAATTCCAAAAGCACAGTAACTTCAGatgcaaaattatatattaaCTAAATTTTTTACCTGCAATAGAAGAATAACTAGAAGGTACCTCCTGCTGATGGACTAATGGACTTATGGATGAGTTTCCTTGCTGAGGGAATGAAGCAACTGAATCTCCAGTGAAACTTCCATCTCTAGCAGTGTAAGGTAAACGCATGTCAGGAACATAAGTAGGTTGCCCAGAGGTGAAGAAGGCAGGCTCCTGTGAATGGCCAAACGACGCCCTCTGAGGAGGTGCCACAGGATTCATAGAGTGTTGATTACTTGCTGGCAGAACTGGTGGTTGTTGAATGTCTTGGAAATGTGGATCAGCAGATTGAGCGTATTGCCCATAGTAATGACTCTGCTCTTCCGGCCTGCTATCATGTGTAAACTGCGAGTGCTGGTGCTGATAGTCAGTACCAGCGTTGGCAGCTGCCCATGCTCGGGCCTTTGCAGCCCAATCTTCATTGCTAGGTGCTACTAGTTAATAGTAGATGTAATCTTTAGGGCACAGAAGTACCAGAGGGGGGAACAGGAAAAGGCCATGCAAAATTTCTACTTTCAATTACCATGGGCAGGAAGGAGTCCTTAATGATGGGTAAAAATAGCAGGAAATATACGAAGTGTACATCACAGTAGAAACGAAATACCGTTTCCACAAAGTTAGAATATGGCCCATGCTAAAGAGAAATAaaagcaaaaataaataaataaataaataaataaataaacaaagggCAGGAGGAGACAATCCCAGGGTTTTTTATCAGTGATAATTCCAGAGTTCTAATTGGATAGAGCAACCCATTAAATTCTACAAAAATCTCTTCTCATACGATGAATGGGGTTTTCATATTTGAGGTTCTAACCTAATGACTTTTTAAAAGTAAGTTTTTGCGCCCCTAAGACCTAATGACCTTGTTAAGAGATTAATATTTTCTTTAGCAAACCTCCTCAACAACAGCTTAGATTTATCTTTTCGACTCAAGAAGAAGAAAGCACCGATTGGTCCCACATGACATGAAAGACACATAGAACTATATAGAACTTGGAATATACCAAAATTGTGACACCTTTTCTAATCATTTGAATTCTAACAAATAAATCCAATTATTTTCTAAAGCATGTCTGTGTTCCCACAA
Coding sequences within:
- the LOC104214101 gene encoding uncharacterized protein isoform X3 — encoded protein: MDFQQPHPYSSRPPQQQPPLPPPLSMADPHYHQQRPPVPPPGSWYSNQFQYHPPPPQHSPPSSQPQQWGPPPPPPPPFPGPSHGSYHIQQQAQAQYPPPLPPRPQSFPHGNQERGNMNWGQQQSWENSVAPSNEDWAAKARAWAAANAGTDYQHQHSQFTHDSRPEEQSHYYGQYAQSADPHFQDIQQPPVLPASNQHSMNPVAPPQRASFGHSQEPAFFTSGQPTYVPDMRLPYTARDGSFTGDSVASFPQQGNSSISPLVHQQEVPSSYSSIAGKEEAGNQNEPFYGSSPFGNSTQQHHAQPMPTAPNKPAVTEEHRYVMGPDLSDQPLDFAPHFIHEHDRHSQPYFVRADSGGSVGVADPVSTMPSNYAWPSSAAPGAAYPPLPPLPSMGSQVDPTVIGASPVAEHTGPFFGRVQSSSFNPTVPSVGAHFGVGAGAALHPPAAFPADAYGISDRPKKAAVPNWLREEIIKKKAVITTSAPDIQKEDSQSIEDEGVDKSYRKGDQADSKSIDSSRSTEEEDDDEVEVEAARTAAMNQEIKRVLTEVLLKVTDELFDEIATRVLSEEDLTVDVEQQAGVSSQKVSASVQPITTPKASAKVLIPPKLKDAHSVDATEKSTSSSPGDLLGLASYASDDEDDNEIQSSDKQKPKEHDNGRSHEESEKHDRSPVNLEKNPRKMSPNVGTVRNVAVSSKLTDDRTTRYSAHEDSGGSFKTESRVPEDKMLGEKGVVKTENPSETLDLKRTKVDNSRSEDKRDKSDKSGKREVRKGSGTNDNGIDITSSKDRKTEKEEGNRRNHEEGHVRKEKVDDLDGSKDRVKEKSRKSGEKAKESDSRKRPSPSNVKEERKETERHSRAGVTTDNGRKRERTKDEKREKSRHKEERVSSRRKRHRSSSIDSRGKESKGNSVSRANDSSDNSLDDSRRKVHANRHRSPSSVRSRKRGRRSRSRSRSRSPVRRKR
- the LOC104214101 gene encoding uncharacterized protein isoform X2; this translates as MDFQQPHPYSSRPPQQQPPLPPPLSMADPHYHQQRPPVPPPGSWYSNQFQYHPPPPQHSPPSSQPQQWGPPPPPPPPFPGPSHGSYHIQQQAQAQYPPPLPPRPQSFPHGNQERGNMNWGQQQSWENSAPSNEDWAAKARAWAAANAGTDYQHQHSQFTHDSRPEEQSHYYGQYAQSADPHFQDIQQPPVLPASNQHSMNPVAPPQRASFGHSQEPAFFTSGQPTYVPDMRLPYTARDGSFTGDSVASFPQQGNSSISPLVHQQEVPSSYSSIAGKEEAGNQNEPFYGSSPFGNSTQQHHAQPMPTAPNKPAVTEEHRYVMGPDLSDQPLDFAPHFIHEHDRHSQPYFVRADSGGSVGVADPVSTMPSNYAWPSSAAPGAAYPPLPPLPSMGSQVDPTVIGASPVAEHTGPFFGRVQSSSFNPTVPSVGAHFGVGAGAALHPPAAFPADAYGISDRPKKAAVPNWLREEIIKKKAVITTSAPDIQKEDSQSIEDEGVDKSYRKGDQADSKSIDSSRSTEEEDDDEVEVEAARTAAMNQEIKRVLTEVLLKVTDELFDEIATRVLSEEDLTVDVEQQAGVSSQKVSASVQPITTPKASAKVLIPPKLKDAHSVDATEKSTSSSPGDLLGLASYASDDEDDNEIQSSDKQKPKEHDNGRSHEESEKHDRSPVNLEKNPRKMSPNVGTVRNVAVSSKLTDDRTTRYSAHEDSGGSFKTESRVPEDKMLGEKGVVKTENPSETLDLKRTKVDNSRSEDKRDKSDKSGKREVRKGSGTNDNGIDITSSKDRKTEKEEGNRRNHEEGHVRKEKVDDLDGSKDRVKEKSRKSGEKAKESDSRKRPSPSNVKEERKETERHSRAGVTTDNGRKRERTKDEKREKSRHKEERVSSRRKRHRSSSIDSRGKESKGNSVSRANDSSDNSLDDSRRKVHANRHRSPSSVRSRKRHVSRSPHSKHSQRRHSPYPASERIRGRRSRSRSRSRSPVRRKR
- the LOC104214101 gene encoding uncharacterized protein isoform X1 gives rise to the protein MDFQQPHPYSSRPPQQQPPLPPPLSMADPHYHQQRPPVPPPGSWYSNQFQYHPPPPQHSPPSSQPQQWGPPPPPPPPFPGPSHGSYHIQQQAQAQYPPPLPPRPQSFPHGNQERGNMNWGQQQSWENSVAPSNEDWAAKARAWAAANAGTDYQHQHSQFTHDSRPEEQSHYYGQYAQSADPHFQDIQQPPVLPASNQHSMNPVAPPQRASFGHSQEPAFFTSGQPTYVPDMRLPYTARDGSFTGDSVASFPQQGNSSISPLVHQQEVPSSYSSIAGKEEAGNQNEPFYGSSPFGNSTQQHHAQPMPTAPNKPAVTEEHRYVMGPDLSDQPLDFAPHFIHEHDRHSQPYFVRADSGGSVGVADPVSTMPSNYAWPSSAAPGAAYPPLPPLPSMGSQVDPTVIGASPVAEHTGPFFGRVQSSSFNPTVPSVGAHFGVGAGAALHPPAAFPADAYGISDRPKKAAVPNWLREEIIKKKAVITTSAPDIQKEDSQSIEDEGVDKSYRKGDQADSKSIDSSRSTEEEDDDEVEVEAARTAAMNQEIKRVLTEVLLKVTDELFDEIATRVLSEEDLTVDVEQQAGVSSQKVSASVQPITTPKASAKVLIPPKLKDAHSVDATEKSTSSSPGDLLGLASYASDDEDDNEIQSSDKQKPKEHDNGRSHEESEKHDRSPVNLEKNPRKMSPNVGTVRNVAVSSKLTDDRTTRYSAHEDSGGSFKTESRVPEDKMLGEKGVVKTENPSETLDLKRTKVDNSRSEDKRDKSDKSGKREVRKGSGTNDNGIDITSSKDRKTEKEEGNRRNHEEGHVRKEKVDDLDGSKDRVKEKSRKSGEKAKESDSRKRPSPSNVKEERKETERHSRAGVTTDNGRKRERTKDEKREKSRHKEERVSSRRKRHRSSSIDSRGKESKGNSVSRANDSSDNSLDDSRRKVHANRHRSPSSVRSRKRHVSRSPHSKHSQRRHSPYPASERIRGRRSRSRSRSRSPVRRKR